GTCCTGAACTCCATGGTATAGGTTGCAGAAGTGTGTAATATACGTTAGGGGACTGTACGATATAGGTTGTGGAACTACATAATATAGGTTGTATGACCCCAAAATAGACGTCCTAGGACGTCTATTTTGGGGTATAGGAAGCTACCCAATGGGGTTTGTGGACGTATCTCATGGAGTTCAGGACGTACCTAATGGGGTTTGTGGACGTATCTCATGGAGTTCAGGACGTACCTAATGGGGTTTGTGGACGTATCTCATGGAGTTCAGGACGTACCTGATGGGGTTTGTGGACCTAATTTATACCTTAGAGGACCCCTATTTTGGGCTTATGCAACCTCTAGGCTTCGCAGCCTGCCATTCATCGCCTAGGGACAAGCCCCCAGGCTAACCCGATAGGGTCAGCCCCAAAGGGCCTCAAATTATGATTTACGGCTTTGCTCATCTATTTTTGTAGAGAAGTGCATATCCAAAGGCCCTCTTTAGAGGGCTGTCTGAAAAAGCTAGCCTAGGGGCTTGTCCCTAGGCGCAGGAAAGGGCAGACACTAAATTCCAATATTAGTCCCTCAACTTTTTCTGTGGAGAGGGGGGAGAAAGTAAAGAAAAAGCCTTTCTTTGCTATAAATGATACCAAAACAAAAATGGGAAGTTTCTAGAATTAGGATTTTAAGAACTTAGGATATGTGAAAATAAAATTATGTATAGAGTTATTATTGGGAGTCCAGTAGATTATGAAGATGTAGTTGCATATGTTTATTTAGAAGGAGGGTGTATAGCAATTTTAGATCAAGAGGAAGGAGTAGATAATATAAGAGTTGAATTTTTTAAAGAAGGGCTAGATAAGGTTAAGAAGTTTAATTTAGATCTTTTGATGGAAGCATTGCTTGAAGCAAAGCGTAGATTAAAAGGTAACTAGGTGTTCTCATCTACATTAACTTAGTAGGGCAGCAGGCCCCAAAAAATAAAACTAGTCCCTTAACTTTTTCTGCTCATAGGGGAAATAAACCAAGAACCGCTAACCAAAACGATTAGGCACACAAAAATGAAAATATGAAAGAATTATTAGAGAATCCAGTATTAGCGCCCTTTGCTGCTGATTTTAGCTTAGTGGAGGAGGCTAGAGGAAAGGGAATAATTGAATATTTCCACTTAGCTCAAATTAAAAATTATCAGGCTACCTCTTATCTAGGAAATATCGCTTGGGATACTTTTGAGACAGCTCATACCTATGAGTGGGATCTAGTGAAGAGAGAAGATGATATTGAGGATTTGTTGAAAAAATCGTCTTTGTCTGAACATAAGGAGGTATTTTTACAATTGAGATATGGGGAGCCTATCTTGAAAATATCCACAAGTTCATTTATCGCACATTGGGATGAGATATTATATCAGTCCGTAGAAGGATTTCCACTGGCTACAGCAGATGGAAAACTGTTTTTAGAGTGGTTAAATAATCCTAAGTCGATATACTCGAATTTTTTAATCTAGAGCCAGCTTATTTAGCTGTTTCCCAATCAAAATAAATATGAACTCATTAGATGTATTAGAAGAGTGGGCTTTGTTGTATTCTGCTAAGAAAGAACAAGTTAAAGACTTGATTCACATTTGTAATATTGATAACCCAGGCTGGGGTGTTAAAATTGATTTAAAAGAAACTATTTTAGATGGGGCAAGTGTAGAATGGGAACGAATAGAAGGATCTAAAGATGGTTGGTCCACAGGAGACTGGCATGGAATTGCTGTAGTAGATGCTGTTTTTGATGGATTTGGAGGTCCTAGAAAGCTACGATTGTTATTGAATCGCTTTAAGGACTTAGTAGAACAAAAAAAGAAAGAGTTAGGCTGGAATAGTCCTGAGGACGGTAAAAAATGGCAAGAAGAGGATAACACTGACATATTAGCTTGGATAGAAGACTGGTTCAGCTTTCATTGTGACGGAGATTGGGAACATCAATATGGCTTTACCATAAAGACGATCGAAAGTGGCGGCTGGTCTCTGCAGATAGACCTAATAGAAACTCTTTTAGAGGATACCGAGATAGCCTGGCAATTAGTGAAAAAATCAGAAAATGATTGGTATGGGCTGGCTATCAAAGATAGTGTATTTTCGGCTTCTGGAGATCTCCGAAAATTAAGTTTTTTATTGCATTCTTTTAAGGAGCTGGTAGAAGCTGCTGATGAAGATTTTGAGGAATAGGGGCCTCCCGCCTTCGGCGGGCGCTACGTTGCGGGGCTCGCTGCTCGCTCGGCCCTGCGCGGGCTGCGCCCGCTTGGTCTGGCCTTCGGCCACCCCTGCACATCGCTAGGCCTGCGGCCCTAGGGGCCTGCTATATGGGCCTGTAGGTTGAAACCTACAGCCAATTAACGAATGCATTTTTGTGTTCAATGGAGGGTTGAAACCCTCCATAAATAAACATTTTTCAGTCCGTGCTTTCTTCTTTGGCGGCTGGGCAGTTTTGGGCCCATGGGCTGAAGCCCATGGTTGTGGGACTATGCAAAGAGCGGGCTAAAGCCCTTGTTTGCTATAAAAATGGAAAAGGTTCGCTCCAAGAAAAACAACAACCGTCCAACCACAACCGCAAAGAAAAATCCCCTCGAATGAGGGGATGACGATTTTTTCGATAGCCTAGGGCCTTGGCCCTAGGGTTCCTATGAAATTTATGGGGGAGACAAAAACAAACTATCGAAGAAAAAAATAACCCTTGTTCAAAGCGGTAGAGGATTTTAATCCTCTCCGCACTATAGATGTAGAATGGGGTTGTTGTATGGCTGCTGGTTTCAACCTGCAGCCACAGCTAGCAGGCGGCGAAGCCGCCGCAGGCCTAGGGGCCTGCAAGGGGGCCGCGTAGCGGCAGACCTAGCCAGCTTGCTGGCGCAGGGCCGAGCAAACCTGTGAGCCCTGCAAGGGCCCGGCCGCCTTTGGCGGCAGGCCCCAAAAAAAGATAAAAAATAGTATCTTTAGACCTCGTTCTTTGAAATAAAATGAGCTTTAAGCCGCCGCCGCTACGAGCTGTCCAACCACCTAGGCAACGTACTGGCTACGGTCAGTGATAAATCTTTGGGTCAAGACAGCAGCCAAACTGGACAGGCAGATTATTATTTGGCGCAGGTTTCTTCGGCTAGTTTGTACTATCCCTTTGGTTGGGAAATGCCTGGCCGCAAGTTTGTGAGTGGGGAGGACTATCGTTTTGGGTTTAATGGGAAGGAAGATGACCGAGATTGGGGGACGCAAAACATTCAGGATTATGGCTTTAGGTTGTATAATCCGAGTATAGGGAAGTTTTTGAGTGTGGATCCGTTGGCGCCGGAGTATCCTGAGTTGACTTGTTATCAGTTTGCGTCTAATACGCCAATACAAGCAATTGATTTAGATGGGTTGGAGGCTTTTTTTGTTCATGGAACTACCAACTTTGATCTTGCATGGATGAATTTTCAAACAGGGGCATACTATTTCAAAAGTTATGATAAGGTAGTTCAGGAATTACCAAAAGCTTTTGGGAATCAATTCAGTAGTACTGCATTTAGATGGTCTGGGGATAATACAGATAAAGCAAGGGCGCAAGCTGGACGCGATTTAGCTAATTATGTTATGTCTAATAGAGTTTCTAGTGAGCCTATAACTTTAGTAGGTCATAGTCATGGAGGTAATGCTGTTATTGAAGCAGCCTTAATATTGATAAATGATCATAAAATAGATCCCAATGAGATAAATATTGTGACAATGAATACATCTGATCAATGGGAGCAAACTTTACCTCAGGAAAGTGATATGAATGTATATTCAATAAATGCAATTAGTGACCAAATTCAAGAATTAGGAAGTGATTTTGGAGGGTTTGATGATAATGGAATTGTAATTGATAATGCAGATGCCTATATTTTCTTTACTGACTAAAATGGAGGTGCATGTGATTTTTCAAACCATTGTCCTTCTGATGATAATTTTGATGAATGGTTCCCTGATTTGAAAAAATCAATAAAGGAGGTGGAAGCTAAAAAACAAGAAAAATGAAAATTATATTACTTTTTTGTGTTTTATTTACTTTTTGGAGATGCAGTTTTCAGAAGGAATGTGATGCGGTCGATTACAGTAAGTTTGGTATAGATACTCTTTTATTAAATAGTAACGCCTTATACCTTCATGGTAAAGACACATTTGAATTTAAAGTTTATGAGTTCTACACCATTTCTGAAAAAACTTCAAGTTCTAGTTTCAGTTCAATGGAGGGGTGTGCGAATGGTTACCATTTAGCAAATTATAATGAAACTATTGGGTTGTTCATTTCTAGTTATTTTGTTGAAAAAGAGGGAATGTTTGAGTATGGTGTTTATTCTAATGGCCTTTTTACGAAAAGAATAAAAAATGTTTTAGAGAAAAAAGATTTGGGTTTTGAAATAACTATAAATAATAAGGGCTCGTTCATAAAAAGTTTAAGATTTGAGAAAGGCAGAATAGTTTCATTTGAGGATAGTTTAGGTCAGGTTTGGAATGACCTTGATTAAGGGAGATAAGTGTTCTTCTTTATTACTATTCCTGCTAAAAGCCCCTGCTTTGTTTGGGGGAAGAAGATATTAGGTTTTCAGGTCCTGCGGCTTTTAAGCTGCAGGCCAATTGTTGCTAAGGAGCTAGCTCTGCTGTTCCTAAATTGGCTGCTGGTTTCAACCTGCAGCCACAGCTAGCAGGCGGCGAAGCCGCCGCAGGCCTAGGGGCCTGAAAGGGGGCCGCGCAGCGGCAGACCAAGGGCGAAGCCCGCAGGGCCGAGCAGGCTTGCGAGCCCTGAAAGGGCCCGGCCGCCTTTGGCGGCAGGCCCCAAAAAAATAAAACTAGTCCCTCAACTTTTTCTGCATATAAATAAAATAGGATATGTCTGATAAAAATAGATTTGCAACATTTGAGTTTGAAGGTGTAGAACAAGCCTTCTGGGAAGAAATAGAGCAGAACGACTTATTGAAGGTCGAGGCAGTCAACGCATCTCAATTTGAACTGACTGTAAATATAGAGACGAAGAGTTATCTGGCTAGTATAGATACCGGATTTACCTTATCTAGTATGAGTAGCCAGAAAACATTATTTCAGGCTAATGCGAGCTATTGGG
This genomic interval from Saprospira grandis contains the following:
- a CDS encoding RHS repeat domain-containing protein; translation: MGQDSSQTGQADYYLAQVSSASLYYPFGWEMPGRKFVSGEDYRFGFNGKEDDRDWGTQNIQDYGFRLYNPSIGKFLSVDPLAPEYPELTCYQFASNTPIQAIDLDGLEAFFVHGTTNFDLAWMNFQTGAYYFKSYDKVVQELPKAFGNQFSSTAFRWSGDNTDKARAQAGRDLANYVMSNRVSSEPITLVGHSHGGNAVIEAALILINDHKIDPNEINIVTMNTSDQWEQTLPQESDMNVYSINAISDQIQELGSDFGGFDDNGIVIDNADAYIFFTD
- a CDS encoding immunity 53 family protein, which produces MNSLDVLEEWALLYSAKKEQVKDLIHICNIDNPGWGVKIDLKETILDGASVEWERIEGSKDGWSTGDWHGIAVVDAVFDGFGGPRKLRLLLNRFKDLVEQKKKELGWNSPEDGKKWQEEDNTDILAWIEDWFSFHCDGDWEHQYGFTIKTIESGGWSLQIDLIETLLEDTEIAWQLVKKSENDWYGLAIKDSVFSASGDLRKLSFLLHSFKELVEAADEDFEE